A single window of Nicotiana sylvestris chromosome 3, ASM39365v2, whole genome shotgun sequence DNA harbors:
- the LOC138887289 gene encoding uncharacterized protein — protein sequence MDPTDKEKTSFIIDRGTYYYKVMPFGLKNAGATYQDCIEKVESIEWTDECQQALKDIKSYLSNLSLLAKPKDGERLLIYLDVSEVAVLADFVEDFSTSLVHEAEKGLQVFIGSKPVTWTLFTDGSSNVKGACLGIVLIPQSGEIIRQAIKCYTIITNEVEYEALIAGLEIARELGIEQIVIKSDSQLGENTEANALANLASVTEVTNAENAIVIHLFHSILDQVKNEYVILPEDKKKSQVLHQKAAWYCLIRGNLFRKMFGGPLAWCLGPSQTEYVMREVHEGHYGNRAGGRSLHKEKIREVKGQLARSVSGSIVDLLNNYRTSTGETPFSLHYGTEALIPVEIGEPSMRYTHAIEEANEEEMQVSLDLLEERREVALIRMAAQKQMIERCYNRKANLWYFKIGDFVPKKVFRSTTMANAGKLSPNWEGPYKARGIAGKGAYELETMDGSILPSHWNTVHLKK from the exons atgGATCCTACAGATAaagaaaaaacttcctttatcaTAGACAGAGGGACTTACTATTACAaagtcatgccttttggtctaaAAAATGCTGGAGCCACATACCAAGATTG TATTGAAAAAGTAGAATCAATtgaatggactgatgaatgccaacAAGCCCTCAAGGACATAAAATCATATCTTTCAAATCTGTCTTTGCTAGCCAAACCGAAAGACGGGGAAAGGCTGCTTATCTACCTTGATGTGTCAGAAGTGGCG GTTTTAGCAGATTTCGTAGAAGATTTTAGCACAAGTTTAGTTCATGAAGCAGAAAAGGGATTACAAGTATTTATTGGATCTAAACCAGTGACTTGGACTTTATTTACTGATGGTTCCTCGAATGTAAAAGGAGCATGCTTAGGTATTGTCCTAATTCCACAATCAGGAGAAATCATAAGACAAGCAATAAAATGTTATACTATCATTACTAATGAAGTAgagtatgaagctttgattgCAGGTCTGGAAATAGCACGAGAACTTGGCATAGAACAGATTGTAATCAAAAGTGATTCGCAGCTT GGAGAGAATACAGAGGCAAATGCGTTGGCCAATCTCGCATCTGTTACGGAAGtaacaaatgcagaaaatgctattgtaatacatttgtttcattcgATACTTGATCAAGTCaagaacgag TACGTAATCTTGCCCGAAGACAAGAAAAAGTCACAGGTACTTCACCAAAAAGCTGCCTGGTATTGCTTAATTCGTGGAAACTTATTCCGAAAGATGTTTGGTGGACCTTTAGCATGGTGCCTTGGTCCTTCACAAACAGAATATGTAATGAGGGAAGTACACGAAGGGCACTATGGCAATCGTGCTGGGGGAAGATCATTG CATAAAGAAAAGATTAGAGAAGTCAAAGGGCAATTGGCCAGAAGTGTTAGTGGGAGTATTGTGGACTTATTAAACAACTACAGAACAAGTACGGGCGAGACTCCATTTTCACTCCACTATGGCACTGAAGCCCTAATTCCtgttgaaataggtgaaccaagcATGAGATACACACATGCTATTGAGGAAGCAAATGAAGAAGAAATGCAGGTAAGTCTGGATTTATTAGAGGAAAGGAGGGAAGTTGCGCTAATAAGGATGGCGGCTCAAAAGCAGATGATTGAACGATGTTACAACAGGAAAGCAAATCTGTGGTACTTCAAGATTGGAGACTTCGTCCCCAAAAAGGTGTTTCGGTCAACGACAATGGCTAATGCGGGTAAGTTAAGTCCAAATTGGGAAGGCCCTTACAAGGCTCGAGGCATCGCTGGAAAAGGGGCGTATGAGCTGGAAACCATGGATGGCAGCATACTACCATCACATTGGAACACTGTTCATTTGAAGAAGTAA